CAAAGATTACTAGTTTGGAATTCGGAATATTTTCATGCAAATGTTCCCCTGCTGCAACAGGAATTACTTTTTCATGCCTTCCAAAACAGAGAAGTGTCGGAATATTGATTTTTGGCAAGAATTCACGATAGTCTACAATCGATTGGTCAAATAGAATGCTACTGGCAATGGATTCCGGCATTTTGGTCACTTCCCTAAGCATCCAGCTTGCATCCCCTACAGATAATTCATTGTTGAACATGGAAGCAAGGAAGCTTTGTAAAAATGGGGCACGATTCGTTTGAATTTCAGTCATGAAGGCAATCAACGTGTCCATATCAAATGCACCGATATTAAAATCGTGCCACTTAAAATCAGAGGCCAATTCATCCACAATCACGGTTGAATGAATATTTCCCTCACCGAATTGCTTAAGATAATCCCAGACGACAAATGCCCCCATGGACCAGCCTACAAGTATGACATCCTTTAACCCCAGTTTACCTATGAATGCATGAAGATCTTTTGCATAAACGGAGACCGTATTTCCGTAATGTACATGGTTTGACTGACCATGGCTTCTTAAATCAAGTAAGATTGTTCTATATTTCTCTGAAAAGTACGGAAGCTGCCTTTTAAAGAACCGGCTGCTCATCCACACACCATGGATAAAAATAACCGGTCTTCCCTGGCCCTTTTCTTCATAAAACAACCGAACGCCCTCTTCCACCTCAATAAATGCCATTCCATCCCTCCTCCACGATATTTTCAAATCCATTCCCTATTATTTATTGCGTTTCATCTTTTAACATTCCTTCCTATAAAAATATATTGTCAAACCTGATTTTAGAGTTGATAATGAAGTATATTTTATTGATATCTTCATCCTGAAAGGACGGAAATTTAATGAAGAGCTTTATCAAAAACTATCGATCCTCTTTAATATTACTGACTGCCATTATTATCGGTGGGATAGCTG
This sequence is a window from Brevibacillus sp. JNUCC-41. Protein-coding genes within it:
- a CDS encoding alpha/beta fold hydrolase gives rise to the protein MAFIEVEEGVRLFYEEKGQGRPVIFIHGVWMSSRFFKRQLPYFSEKYRTILLDLRSHGQSNHVHYGNTVSVYAKDLHAFIGKLGLKDVILVGWSMGAFVVWDYLKQFGEGNIHSTVIVDELASDFKWHDFNIGAFDMDTLIAFMTEIQTNRAPFLQSFLASMFNNELSVGDASWMLREVTKMPESIASSILFDQSIVDYREFLPKINIPTLLCFGRHEKVIPVAAGEHLHENIPNSKLVIFEDSCHCPFMEESDLFNETVDCFIQKGV